From one Lolium rigidum isolate FL_2022 chromosome 4, APGP_CSIRO_Lrig_0.1, whole genome shotgun sequence genomic stretch:
- the LOC124650176 gene encoding dnaJ protein homolog 1-like, producing the protein MGNPPELYYKVLNITRDTPPQEIRAAYRCLVRQWHPDKHPPESKTEAEAMFKAITQAYEALLDQQENRAVLRACSLDAGRRSCSSADKGARAPESEKASAGTRTSAAPPPPPHTPPARESQKVYSSTDVGGGGRRAFAEFSSYVLRKAPPLERKVECTLEELCAGCRKEVRYTRDVVTKNGLIAKKEVTQIIRVKPGWKKGTKVTFEGMGNERPGCLPGDAVFTVSARKHKAFKRQGDDLVLKAEVPLVSALTGWSFSFRLLGGEKVSWTFRDEVIGPGYEKVVRGEGMPVAGCKRGARGDVRVKFDVVFPKNLTDEQRRGLVEILRGCA; encoded by the exons ATGGGGAACCCACCGGAGCTGTACTACAAGGTGCTCAACATCACAAGGGACACGCCCCCGCAGGAGATCAGGGCCGCCTACAGGTGCCTGGTCCGGCAATGGCACCCCGACAAGCACCCGCCGGAGTCCAAGACCGAGGCCGAGGCAATGTTCAAGGCCATCACCCAGGCATACGAG GCGCTCCTGGACCAGCAGGAGAACAGGGCGGTGCTCCGGGCGTGCAGCCTCGACGCGGGGAGGAGAAGCTGTTCCAGTGCCGACAAGGGAGCGCGGGCACCCGAGAGCGAGAAAGCCAGCGCCGGGACGAGGACgagcgcagcgccgccgccaccgccccacACGCCGCCGGCGAGGGAGTCCCAGAAGGTGTACAGCTCCACGGAcgtcgggggcggcggccggcgcgcctTCGCCGAGTTCTCCAGCTACGTCCTGCGCAAGGCGCCGCCGCTGGAGCGCAAGGTGGAGTGCACCCTCGAGGAGCTCTGCGCCGGGTGCAGGAAGGAGGTCAGGTACACCCGCGACGTCGTCACCAAGAACGG GCTGATCGCCAAGAAGGAGGTGACGCAGATCATCCGGGTGAAGCCCGGGTGGAAGAAGGGGACGAAGGTGACGTTCGAGGGCATGGGCAACGAGCGGCCGGGCTGCCTCCCCGGCGACGCCGTCTTCACCGTGTCGGCGAGGAAGCACAAGGCGTTCAAGCGGCAGGGCGACGACCTGGTGCTCAAGGCCGAGGTGCCGCTGGTGAGCGCGCTCACCGGGTGGAGCTTCTCGTTCCGGCTGCTGGGCGGCGAGAAGGTGAGCTGGACGTTCCGCGACGAGGTCATCGGCCCCGGGTACGAGAAGGTCGTCAGGGGGGAAGGCATGCCCGTCGCCGGCTGCAAGAGGGGCGCGCGAGGGGACGTGCGGGTCAAGTTCGACGTCGTCTTCCCCAAGAACCTCACCGACGAGCAGCGGAGGGGCCTCGTCGAGATCCTCAGGGGCTGCGCCTGA
- the LOC124707462 gene encoding splicing factor 3B subunit 4-like isoform X1, which yields MARNPGCAVYIGNLDEKVSERVLYDILIQVGRVVDLHIPRDKETSRPKGFAFAEYETEEIAQYAVRLFSGLVRLHNRTLKFAISGQDKPSSNGNVPVTPKMNPIPLPNPHQPMRSSDTPVSQNRVVNGRIAGYGVSPNQSYDFHSQASSGVAGRGLSDGTYEYSRRVFGSVLSDVSRRADRQPVPYPSY from the exons ATGGCGAGGAACCCGGGCTGCGCCGTCTACATAG GTAACTTGGATGAAAAGGTCTCGGAGAGGGTTTTGTATGATATTCTTATTCAGGTAGGTCGTGTAGTAGACTTGCACATACCTCGTGACAAGGAAACTAGTCGACCCAAAGGTTTTGCTTTTGCTGAGTATGAAACAGAGGAGATTGCCCAGTATGCTGTTAGGCTGTTTTCTGGCCTTGTTCGGCTTCACAATAGAACACTTAAATTTGCG ATCTCTGGGCAGGACAAGCCCTCTTCAAATGGCAATGTTCCTGTAACACCTAAAATGAACCCTATACCACTACCAAATCCACATCAACCAATGAGATCTAGTGATACTCCTGTGTCACAGAATAGAGTGGTGAACGGTAGGATTGCAGGCTATGGTGTTTCTCCTAATCAGTCTTATGATTTCCACTCTCAAG CATCAAGTGGGGTAGCAGGTAGAGGATTAAGTGATGGTACATATGAGTATAGTAGACGTGTATTTGGTTCTGTTCTCAGTGATGTTAGCCGTCGAGCTGACAGACAACCAGTTCCATACCCGTCCTACTAG
- the LOC124707462 gene encoding uncharacterized protein LOC124707462 isoform X2: MARNPGCAVYIGNLDEKVSERVLYDILIQISGQDKPSSNGNVPVTPKMNPIPLPNPHQPMRSSDTPVSQNRVVNGRIAGYGVSPNQSYDFHSQASSGVAGRGLSDGTYEYSRRVFGSVLSDVSRRADRQPVPYPSY; encoded by the exons ATGGCGAGGAACCCGGGCTGCGCCGTCTACATAG GTAACTTGGATGAAAAGGTCTCGGAGAGGGTTTTGTATGATATTCTTATTCAG ATCTCTGGGCAGGACAAGCCCTCTTCAAATGGCAATGTTCCTGTAACACCTAAAATGAACCCTATACCACTACCAAATCCACATCAACCAATGAGATCTAGTGATACTCCTGTGTCACAGAATAGAGTGGTGAACGGTAGGATTGCAGGCTATGGTGTTTCTCCTAATCAGTCTTATGATTTCCACTCTCAAG CATCAAGTGGGGTAGCAGGTAGAGGATTAAGTGATGGTACATATGAGTATAGTAGACGTGTATTTGGTTCTGTTCTCAGTGATGTTAGCCGTCGAGCTGACAGACAACCAGTTCCATACCCGTCCTACTAG
- the LOC124648561 gene encoding probable beta-1,3-galactosyltransferase 8: MSGKAVLVLCAASFFVGLLLSGRMTILTSPPSATRGASSSSGHGSRIALFSDDDCEHRRKLEEGSNPNDVMKEVSRTHQAIRSLDKSVSSLEMELAVERAKRNGGLGASVPAKGLPKAFVVVGINTAFSSKKRRDSLRDTWVPRGEKLRRLEKEKGIVVRFVIGHSATPGGALDRAIDVEEAETRDFMRLDHVEGYHELSSKTRIYFAAAVATWDAAFYVKVDDDVHVNLGMLTNRLARYRTTPRVYVGCMKSGPVLSQKGVKYHEPESWKFGDEGNKYFRHATGQIYAISRDLASYISINQPILHRFANEDVSLGAWLIGLEVEHVDDRSLCCATPPDCEWKKQAGNVCAASFDWSCSGICKSVDRMRAIHSACGEGDGAVWNFAAAA, from the exons ATGTCGGGGAAGGCTGTGCTCGTGCTCTGCGCCGCCAGCTTCTTCGTGGGGCTGCTGCTCAGCGGACGCATGACGATCctgacgtcgccgccgtcggccaCCCGCGGCGCCTCGTCTTcctccggccacggctccaggatCGCTTTGTTCTCCGACGACGACTGCGAGCACAGACGT AAGCTAGAAGAAGGGAGCAACCCGAACGATGTCATGAAAGAGGTGTCGAGAACGCACCAAGCTATCCG gtcGCTGGACAAGTCGGTGTCGTCGCTGGAGATGGAGCTGGCGGTGGAGCGCGCCAAGAGGAACGGCGGGCTGGGCGCGTCGGTGCCGGCCAAGGGCCTCCCCAAGGCGTTCGTCGTCGTCGGCATCAACACGGCCTTCAGCAGCAAGAAGCGGCGCGACTCGCTCCGCGACACCTGGGTGCCCCGAGGCGAGAAGCTCCGGCGGCTGGAGAAGGAGAAGGGGATCGTGGTGCGGTTCGTGATCGGGCACAGCGCGACGCCCGGCGGCGCGCTGGACCGGGCCATCGACGTGGAGGAGGCGGAGACGCGGGACTTCATGCGGCTGGACCACGTGGAGGGGTACCACGAGCTGTCGTCCAAGACCAGGATctacttcgccgccgccgtcgccacctgGGACGCCGCCTTCTACGTCAAGGTCGACGACGACGTCCATGTCAACCTGGGCATGCTCACCAATAGGCTCGCCAGGTACAGGACCACGCCGAGGGTCTACGTCGGGTGCATGAAGTCCGGCCCCGTGCTGTCGCAAAA GGGCGTGAAGTACCACGAGCCGGAGTCTTGGAAGTTCGGGGACGAGGGGAACAAGTACTTCCGCCACGCCACGGGCCAGATCTACGCCATCTCCAGGGACCTCGCATCCTACATCTCCATTAACCA GCCGATACTGCACCGGTTCGCGAACGAGGACGTGTCGCTGGGCGCGTGGCTCATCgggctcgaggtggagcacgTCGACGACCGGAGCCTCTGCTGCGCCACGCCACCAG ACTGCGAGTGGAAGAAGCAGGCCGGGAACGTGTGCGCCGCGTCCTTCGACTGGTCCTGCAGCGGCATCTGCAAGTCCGTCGACAGGATGAGGGCCATCCACAGCGCCTGCGGCGAGGGCGACGGAGCCGTCTGgaacttcgccgccgccgcctga
- the LOC124650177 gene encoding uncharacterized protein LOC124650177, producing MEHAMPTMTAESDDDVHLSPSSASSAGGGGGGGGSSVRFKILCSFGGRIMPRPTDGALKYIGGETRVLAVPRSIRFRDLKKKVEEMFKTDVAAIKYQLLASDDLDILVSVTCDEDLLHMLDEYDRFESKRSPSASPRFRVYVFGPQQTSSVPSVPAIATALPSSRHAPAYVRSQPQQQLYHHFQPDRYVASVPATPEGSPPYPDQPSGVASAGNSPRADQAVFRGGMQRVRSSPNLGGLNALQPLNQHAGDGGGLSGYMSSSPGHPSAGHLFLQGNGYSQYRNPPPQYSPAPVPVPHHVGAAGRHDMRGGYARPSGSYMAAPMVPTLRSGRPVSRGGSEMRTPKKAATIWD from the exons ATGGAGCACGCGATGCCGACGATGACAGCTGAGTCGGACGACGACGTGCACCTTTCCCCGAGCAGCGCCAGCAGCGctggaggcggtggtggcggcggcggcagcagcgtccgCTTCAAGATACTCTGCAGCTTCGGTGGCCGCATCATGCCccgccccacagacggcgccctcAAGTACATCGGCGGCGAGACCCGCGTACTCGCCGTGCCCCGCTCCATCCGCTTCCGCG atttgaagaagaaggtggaggagaTGTTCAAGACGGACGTGGCGGCCATCAAGTACCAGCTCCTCGCCTCCGACGACCTCGACATCCTCGTCTCCGTCACCTGCGACGAGGACCTGCTCCACATGCTCGACGAGTATGACCGCTTCGAGTCCAAGCGCTCCCCCTCCGCGTCGCCGCGCTTCCGCGTCTATGTCTTCGGCCCGCAGCAGACGAGCTCCGTCCCGTCTGTTCCCGCCATTGCCACCGCCCTCCCATCGTCCCGCCACGCCCCGGCCTACGTGCGCAGCCAGCCGCAACAGCAGCTCTACCACCACTTCCAGCCGGACCGCTACGTTGCGTCCGTGCCCGCCACGCCGGAAGGGAGCCCGCCGTACCCAGACCAGCCGAGCGGCGTCGCCTCGGCGGGCAACTCCCCTCGCGCGGACCAGGCCGTGTTCCGCGGTGGGATGCAGCGTGTCCGGAGCTCACCCAACCTCGGAGGCCTGAACGCGCTGCAGCCCCTCAACCAGCACGCCGGGGACGGCGGAGGCCTTTCGGGATACATGAGCAGCTCGCCGGGGCACCCCAGCGCCGGCCACCTCTTCTTGCAGGGCAACGGTTACAGCCAGTACCGCAACCCACCACCGCAGTACTCTCCAGCTCCTGTGCCCGTGCCGCACCACGTCGGCGCCGCAGGGAGGCACGACATGCGCGGCGGCTACGCCCGCCCGAGCGGCAGCTACATGGCTGCGCCTATGGTGCCCACGCTCCGGTCGGGTCGGCCGGTCTCGAGGGGCGGCAGCGAGATGCGGACGCCCAAGAAGGCGGCGACGATATGGGACTGA